The following coding sequences lie in one Alloacidobacterium dinghuense genomic window:
- a CDS encoding ABC transporter permease, whose protein sequence is MVTLLQDIRYAFRQLHNHLGFALTAILSLALGIGATVSVFSVIYGVLLHPFPYADVDRLANLSIRDQKGNISDAWFSGQQLRELRNVHAFENIASWRLGFLEITGGEIPENVRAYFGIGETFPTLRVPPLLGRNLGPSDSPDGQEPQPVAVLHYRFWQRHFNGDPAIIGKTLELDHKRYTIVGVTRPNFTEGWGTDVYLPQEIGNPLGGGVMVKLRPGVSLAAADAEMQPLLDRYMHERPLDFPKNAKVDIRLLTWEITHNMGSTLYLLFGAVAMLLAIGCSNVSILLLARGTARQHEFAVRAAVGAGSIRIVRQLLTESLMLALTGAVLGVMLASRLLVVIIAWLPPRLFPPDVAIHINLPVLLFSVVVALLTTVFFGLIPALQMAKPEISRVMQSATTRAAGSVRGKRLHAMLVAAQIALTMMLLTVAGAAIESFIHILRVPLGYNPHNVVSVGIPLRENTYTNWQARVNYFEQLRASIAALPDVISASITTGGTPPGGGWWQRFDLLGKPSLSPESQYAKFNLIDSDYFRTLQTPLLEGRAWTPAEIAHGTPLAIVNQTFARQYFPEGSILGHSLKVLDLRNDPGVWNAPEASGWMQIIGVVADSINDGVDQPTRPAMFVPYSTQLWMGTQFLVRTRIAPDSLQNSIRRQIALVNPNQPAFGAIASLEKWIRDEPVWARGRLISALFAGFSILALILSAVGLYSVVSYSVAQRTNEFGIRIALGAQKSDVSKIVLASAGISVGLGVLTGLALSLGLHRFISGWVGNTTNHPLTHPLIVLSVSLLLVVVAVMACLMPARRASSVDPMTALRCD, encoded by the coding sequence TTGGTCACCCTGCTGCAGGACATCCGCTACGCCTTCCGCCAGTTACACAACCATCTTGGCTTTGCACTGACTGCGATTCTCTCGCTTGCCTTGGGCATAGGCGCTACCGTCTCAGTCTTCAGCGTGATTTACGGCGTGCTGCTCCATCCCTTCCCCTACGCCGACGTGGACCGTCTCGCCAACCTCAGCATCCGCGATCAAAAGGGAAACATCTCCGACGCATGGTTCTCAGGACAGCAGCTGCGTGAACTGCGAAATGTACACGCTTTCGAAAACATCGCTTCGTGGAGGCTGGGATTCCTCGAGATCACCGGAGGCGAAATCCCGGAAAACGTCAGAGCCTACTTTGGCATCGGTGAAACCTTCCCCACACTCCGCGTTCCGCCGCTGCTCGGGCGCAACCTCGGCCCCTCCGATTCCCCTGATGGGCAGGAGCCGCAGCCTGTCGCGGTGCTCCATTACCGCTTCTGGCAGCGCCACTTCAACGGCGATCCTGCCATCATCGGCAAAACCCTGGAGCTGGATCACAAACGATACACCATTGTCGGCGTCACCCGGCCCAACTTCACTGAGGGCTGGGGCACGGACGTATATCTCCCGCAGGAAATTGGCAATCCACTGGGAGGCGGCGTCATGGTCAAGTTGCGTCCCGGAGTCAGCCTCGCCGCGGCAGACGCGGAAATGCAGCCGCTTCTCGACCGTTACATGCACGAGCGCCCCCTCGATTTTCCCAAGAACGCCAAGGTGGACATCCGCCTGCTGACCTGGGAAATCACGCACAACATGGGCAGCACGCTTTACCTGCTCTTTGGAGCGGTCGCGATGCTCCTGGCCATTGGGTGCAGCAATGTCTCCATCCTGCTTCTGGCACGCGGAACAGCGCGGCAGCATGAATTTGCCGTGCGCGCCGCAGTAGGCGCAGGAAGCATCCGCATTGTCCGCCAGTTGCTGACTGAGTCCCTTATGCTGGCCCTTACCGGAGCCGTGCTCGGTGTCATGCTCGCCTCGCGCCTGCTTGTCGTTATCATTGCCTGGCTCCCGCCTCGCTTATTCCCTCCCGACGTTGCCATTCACATAAACCTGCCCGTACTGCTTTTCAGCGTCGTGGTCGCTCTGCTCACTACTGTGTTCTTCGGCCTCATCCCGGCACTGCAAATGGCGAAACCGGAAATCAGCCGTGTGATGCAGTCGGCCACAACGAGGGCTGCCGGCAGCGTGCGCGGCAAGCGTCTGCATGCCATGCTGGTAGCCGCGCAGATCGCACTCACAATGATGCTCCTCACCGTTGCCGGAGCAGCCATCGAAAGCTTCATCCACATTCTGCGCGTCCCTCTCGGGTACAATCCGCATAACGTCGTCTCGGTGGGCATCCCCCTGCGCGAAAACACGTACACGAATTGGCAAGCCCGGGTGAATTATTTTGAACAATTACGCGCCAGCATTGCCGCGTTGCCCGATGTCATCTCCGCCTCGATAACAACAGGCGGCACTCCGCCAGGTGGCGGTTGGTGGCAGCGCTTTGATCTGCTGGGCAAACCCTCGCTCTCACCGGAATCACAGTACGCTAAGTTCAACCTCATCGATTCCGATTACTTCCGCACTCTGCAGACACCACTTCTCGAAGGCCGCGCCTGGACGCCTGCTGAAATCGCGCACGGCACGCCATTGGCCATCGTCAATCAGACCTTCGCACGCCAGTATTTTCCTGAAGGCAGCATCCTTGGACATTCCCTCAAAGTCCTCGATCTCCGCAATGACCCCGGAGTTTGGAATGCGCCCGAGGCCAGTGGCTGGATGCAGATCATAGGCGTTGTAGCCGACTCCATCAACGACGGCGTCGATCAGCCCACCCGTCCGGCAATGTTCGTTCCCTATAGCACCCAGCTGTGGATGGGAACGCAATTCCTGGTCCGCACCCGCATCGCGCCCGATTCACTCCAGAACAGCATTCGCCGGCAGATCGCGCTGGTCAATCCCAATCAACCCGCCTTCGGCGCCATCGCCAGCCTGGAAAAGTGGATTCGGGACGAACCTGTATGGGCACGCGGACGCCTCATCTCCGCCCTCTTTGCCGGATTCTCCATTCTCGCGCTCATTCTCTCCGCTGTCGGCCTCTACAGCGTCGTGTCTTACTCTGTAGCTCAACGGACCAACGAATTCGGCATCCGCATCGCGCTGGGCGCGCAGAAATCCGACGTCTCGAAAATTGTCCTCGCCTCTGCGGGAATAAGCGTTGGCCTCGGCGTTTTGACAGGGCTTGCATTGAGTCTGGGCCTGCATCGCTTTATCTCCGGTTGGGTAGGAAACACAACAAATCATCCGCTCACTCATCCACTCATTGTGTTGAGCGTTTCGCTTCTGCTCGTCGTCGTTGCTGTCATGGCGTGTCTGATGCCGGCGCGCAGGGCCTCATCCGTCGATCCCATGACCGCGTTACGGTGCGACTGA